In one window of Henckelia pumila isolate YLH828 chromosome 1, ASM3356847v2, whole genome shotgun sequence DNA:
- the LOC140886807 gene encoding DNA mismatch repair protein MSH6-like encodes MRFFFGGATSLWVSRKELSINVEKLARKGYRVLVMEQTKTSEQLDLRRKENGCKDKVVKRDICAVVTKGTLTEGEILSTTPEASYLMAVTESCQTSTNQRGDHIFGICMVDVATRNIILGQVDIFSQLQNASDAF; translated from the exons ATGCGCTTCTTCTTTG GGGGAGCAACCTCACTGTGGGTTTCCAGAAAGGAACTTTCAATAAATGTAGAGAAGCTGGCTAGAAAG GGATATCGTGTTCTTGTTATGGAGCAAACAAAGACATCGGAGCAGCTTGACCTTCGTCGAAAGGAGAATGGCTGCAAGGATAAG GTTGTGAAACGGGACATTTGCGCTGTGGTCACAAAAGGAACTTTAACAGAGGGAGAAATACTTTCAACCACTCCTGAAGCTTCTTATCTTATGGCAGTGACCGAAAGTTGTCAGACTTCCACAAATCAGCGAGGTGACCATATCTTTGGTATTTGCATGGTTGATGTTGCTACAAGAAATATTATTCTTGGACAG GTTGATATTTTCTCTCAACTGCAAAATGCCAGCGACGCATTTTGA